Proteins encoded together in one Prosthecobacter debontii window:
- a CDS encoding phospholipase D-like domain-containing protein: MPRSSPDDDAEPPSFPARSFPSAQPRLRGIGGGLVLVLMMCLAACTGGSVRHPATQPPVPASILEGQKTIEASNHQRTVHRQGTSGFELLADGQEAFLARLAVVETAQKTLDFQYFIWQDDTLGTAFAERLLAAADRGVKVRLLLDVTFKAQSEVRSAVLAAHPNIQIGFFNPMTKLSGIFAGNPLPVIGEIDRMQSRMHNKLLIADRKVVIGGGRNLADTYFGVDPRHNMRDLDFIAAGPVVTAAAKSFDLYWDSPLTRKGDPAKLTAEDREDLQDLRRKINRKKRFLAWRREFPFPLLLSAEKARSLLSDFERRMVWADYEFVADPPERMLRQGRVSSPVWHTVEGAVGEARREVLMHAAYLIPQEDTLELFHRVTDRGVTFRILTNSLGSIDGLSAMSGIANRRKDVLEAGISLHEMDAHAPSRRDYVRARRLTPMGMHSKGLVVDDHISFVGSYNMDPRSKYINTETGVIIDSPVFAQRLKAYLETDLKPENCWRITCEKGRITWTRQLPGKRLEVHHHDPHTPFKRRVIYWLFTHLPWEDLL, translated from the coding sequence ATGCCCCGCTCCTCTCCCGATGACGACGCTGAGCCTCCCTCTTTTCCAGCCCGTTCTTTCCCTTCCGCCCAGCCGAGGTTGAGGGGGATCGGGGGCGGTCTCGTTCTGGTGCTGATGATGTGCCTGGCCGCCTGCACGGGGGGCAGTGTCCGCCACCCGGCCACACAGCCACCTGTGCCCGCCTCCATCCTGGAGGGGCAGAAGACGATCGAGGCCTCCAATCACCAGCGCACGGTGCACCGGCAAGGCACCTCCGGTTTTGAACTGCTGGCGGATGGGCAGGAGGCCTTCCTGGCGCGTCTGGCGGTGGTGGAGACGGCGCAAAAGACCCTGGATTTCCAATACTTCATCTGGCAGGACGACACCCTCGGCACCGCCTTTGCCGAGCGTCTCCTAGCGGCGGCGGATCGTGGTGTGAAGGTGCGTCTGCTACTGGATGTGACCTTCAAGGCGCAGAGCGAGGTGCGCTCCGCCGTGTTGGCCGCGCATCCCAACATCCAGATCGGCTTTTTCAATCCCATGACGAAGCTCTCCGGCATCTTTGCGGGCAATCCCCTGCCGGTCATCGGTGAGATCGACCGCATGCAGAGCCGCATGCATAACAAACTTTTGATTGCCGATCGTAAGGTCGTCATCGGCGGCGGGCGAAACCTGGCGGATACCTACTTTGGGGTGGACCCGCGGCATAACATGCGCGACCTCGACTTCATCGCCGCTGGGCCCGTGGTGACGGCGGCGGCCAAGTCCTTCGACCTGTATTGGGACTCCCCCCTCACTCGTAAGGGCGACCCGGCCAAACTCACCGCCGAGGATCGCGAAGACCTCCAGGATCTGCGGCGTAAGATCAACCGCAAGAAACGCTTCCTGGCCTGGCGCCGTGAGTTTCCCTTTCCCCTGCTGCTGTCGGCGGAAAAGGCCCGCAGCCTGTTGAGTGACTTTGAGCGCCGCATGGTGTGGGCGGACTATGAATTTGTGGCGGATCCCCCCGAGCGCATGCTACGCCAGGGCCGGGTGTCCTCCCCAGTCTGGCACACCGTGGAGGGAGCGGTGGGCGAGGCCCGGCGGGAGGTGTTGATGCATGCCGCCTACCTTATTCCGCAGGAAGATACCCTGGAGCTCTTCCACCGAGTCACCGACCGGGGCGTGACCTTCCGCATCCTGACCAATTCGCTCGGCTCCATCGATGGGCTCAGCGCCATGTCCGGCATCGCCAACCGTCGCAAGGATGTGCTGGAGGCCGGTATCTCCTTGCATGAGATGGATGCCCACGCCCCCTCCCGCCGGGACTACGTGCGCGCCCGCCGCCTCACGCCCATGGGCATGCACTCCAAGGGGCTGGTGGTGGATGATCACATCTCCTTCGTCGGCTCCTACAACATGGACCCGCGCTCCAAATACATCAATACCGAGACCGGCGTCATCATCGACAGCCCTGTCTTTGCCCAGCGGCTGAAAGCTTACCTGGAGACGGATTTGAAACCCGAGAACTGCTGGCGCATCACCTGTGAAAAAGGCCGCATCACCTGGACCCGCCAGCTCCCCGGGAAGCGCCTAGAGGTGCATCATCATGATCCGCACACCCCGTTCAAGCGCCGCGTCATCTACTGGCTGTTCACCCACCTGCCGTGGGAGGATTTGCTGTAG
- a CDS encoding AraC family transcriptional regulator produces the protein MLSRPKYLNYTTAHGVSLSGMERAGWSAFLIHESGYHPALEDWNHPGVDSPFWRFYYNPKPGCHLQHEARQIPLTPEAGVLIPPNTLFDCCAPVSACHYWLHFTVSRLAGPIPRGPVVIPLDEPLRVLIEAALRTHAAPASEARDQRLHHQSAALLHSVFAGLDLPPAPTLPEPLLAVLTLIQKAPQAQLSNGFLADRAGMPLERFIRLFRQHTGQTPAAYVIATRLRLAREALVLTDKTIDQIAVECGFPNRHYFTRMFTRQQGCGPAEFRARQHQRRGR, from the coding sequence ATGCTGAGCAGGCCCAAGTATCTGAACTACACCACCGCCCACGGCGTCAGCCTCTCCGGCATGGAACGCGCAGGCTGGTCGGCGTTTTTGATTCATGAAAGCGGCTACCATCCGGCTCTGGAGGACTGGAATCATCCCGGTGTGGATAGCCCCTTCTGGCGATTTTATTACAACCCCAAACCGGGATGCCATCTCCAGCACGAGGCGCGGCAGATCCCGCTCACGCCAGAGGCGGGAGTGCTGATCCCGCCTAACACCTTGTTTGACTGCTGTGCCCCGGTCTCGGCCTGCCACTACTGGCTGCACTTCACCGTCAGTCGCCTCGCCGGGCCGATACCGCGCGGCCCGGTGGTGATCCCACTGGATGAACCCCTGCGTGTGCTTATCGAGGCCGCCTTGCGCACCCATGCGGCCCCTGCCAGCGAGGCGCGGGATCAGCGTCTGCACCATCAGAGCGCGGCCCTGCTGCACAGCGTCTTTGCTGGGCTGGATCTTCCGCCTGCCCCCACCCTACCGGAGCCCCTGCTGGCCGTGCTTACCCTCATTCAAAAAGCCCCGCAGGCCCAGCTCTCCAATGGCTTCCTGGCGGATCGTGCGGGCATGCCGCTTGAGCGTTTCATCCGCCTTTTCCGCCAGCACACGGGACAAACCCCTGCCGCCTACGTCATCGCCACACGCCTGCGGTTAGCTCGCGAGGCCTTGGTGCTGACGGACAAAACCATCGATCAAATCGCCGTCGAATGCGGCTTTCCGAATCGCCATTACTTCACCCGCATGTTCACCCGCCAGCAAGGCTGCGGCCCCGCTGAGTTCCGCGCACGCCAGCATCAGCGGAGAGGGAGGTAA
- a CDS encoding zinc metallopeptidase, which yields MLALFILVLALCFGVCQWAAGRADVVKSQGLKERAPTAHTATEMVKLFLAYEGAQDVEVVEYDGVVTDYFDPARRKLFLRPRIARSTSMGAWAVALHEAGHALQTDSALSDLKWRQTVIRLNRYGPFFALVAAGGLLFLRLPPRIAVLLMVACCVIFLLLNLGTLAVEYNANARLRRFLEKHLDRYPDALDRLNGYLGRMAVREVGDLIQSPRYFFLSALPGSGKLRPTVTEPKKDEET from the coding sequence ATGCTCGCGCTCTTCATCCTGGTCCTCGCATTGTGCTTCGGCGTCTGCCAGTGGGCGGCCGGGCGAGCTGACGTGGTGAAGAGCCAAGGCCTCAAAGAACGAGCTCCGACGGCTCATACGGCCACGGAGATGGTCAAGCTTTTCCTGGCTTACGAAGGGGCTCAAGATGTGGAAGTGGTGGAGTATGACGGGGTGGTCACCGACTACTTCGACCCTGCCCGGAGGAAGCTGTTTCTGCGCCCGCGTATTGCCCGTAGCACCTCAATGGGGGCTTGGGCTGTAGCGCTGCATGAGGCTGGCCATGCTCTTCAGACGGATTCGGCTCTTTCCGACCTGAAATGGCGACAGACGGTGATCCGGCTGAATCGGTATGGACCGTTCTTTGCCCTGGTGGCAGCGGGAGGGCTGCTTTTCTTGCGGCTTCCACCGCGCATTGCTGTGCTCTTGATGGTGGCTTGCTGTGTGATTTTCCTGCTCCTGAATCTGGGCACCTTAGCGGTGGAATACAATGCCAATGCGCGCCTGCGCCGCTTCCTGGAAAAGCATCTGGATCGCTACCCCGATGCACTGGATCGCCTGAATGGTTACCTGGGCCGCATGGCCGTGCGCGAGGTGGGGGATCTCATTCAGTCACCACGGTATTTCTTCCTCAGCGCATTGCCCGGTAGCGGTAAGCTACGCCCGACGGTTACGGAGCCAAAAAAAGATGAGGAAACCTAA
- a CDS encoding DUF1553 domain-containing protein, which produces MICKNAIPLLLLSLTALPGVAAELEFNRDIRPILSDKCFHCHGFDPKTRKAGLRLDEREAAVTEGHIVPGDAAKSVIIERVLTHDADEVMPPPESKLGRLTEREIATLQRWVNEGAKYQKHWSFIAPDQTQMPRWKAEAQAAGEVTPIDHLVKTGLKARQRQLQPPADAETLIRRASFDLTGLPPSATEVQAFTAKAQHDAQGAYADLISRLLASPAYGERMAVDWLDVARYADSYGFQVDRPREVWMWRDWVIRAFNDNLPLDQFITWQVAGDLLQNATEDQVLATAFNRLHQQESEGGSVEEEYRIEYVADRVQTFATAFLGLTFECARCHDHKYDPISQKEYYGLSAFLQNIDEAGLYSFFTQSAPTPAMKILDKPNKKKKSELEAKIAKLERDVGTPDRTELDTILQLRAGSPQSRDRVSASLEGQIAHFTFNNLDGNKLEDSLNPSPPQSRENVEDNKRVVAQTTPSAKAPKKDPKAKAPETAATLKGENKLAPGRLGQAILFTGDDPVDTPVGNFHRYDPFSLSLWIKTPDVKERAVVLHRSRAWTDAASRGYELLIEEGKLKWSLIHFWPGDAISIRAQQTLPLNEWVHVVVTNDGSSRANGLKIFINGQQAQVETIRDHLTKDITGGGGDTISLGERFRDRGFKGGAVDDLWVFSRDVSQPLDAGLKSKLADLKEARRELTELMDGAPEIMVMQELPQPKKAYVLFRGEYDKRGEEAPPVTPASLSPYPKDAPKNRLGLARWLTSPEHPLVARVIVNRLWHSLFGRGLVKTSEDFGSQGEKPLYPELLDYLALRLIESGWDVKALLREIVSSEVYRQRSIADPALMADDPENQWLARGPRFRLPAEMIRDNALAASGLLGRQVGGPPVNPYEMTEAFKPVEVSKDTSVYRRSVYTTWRRTSPPPAMVAFDAPRRAVCSAKRERTDSPLQALILLNGTQYVEAARALGESLHREAQGKLETMIEQGFLRCLSRRPDAREREICTQLYQDQRKHYQAHPQEAEALLQHGNSKPTPDLPLAESAAATILAQALMNHDACVVKR; this is translated from the coding sequence ATGATCTGCAAGAATGCCATCCCCCTGCTGCTGCTCTCGCTCACCGCTCTGCCCGGTGTGGCGGCGGAACTGGAGTTCAATCGGGATATCCGCCCCATCCTCTCGGACAAATGCTTTCACTGTCATGGCTTCGATCCCAAGACGCGCAAGGCGGGCCTGCGTCTGGATGAACGGGAAGCCGCGGTGACGGAGGGGCACATCGTGCCGGGAGATGCGGCCAAGAGCGTGATCATCGAGCGTGTGCTCACCCACGATGCCGATGAGGTGATGCCGCCACCAGAATCGAAGTTGGGTCGCCTAACCGAACGTGAAATCGCCACACTCCAGCGCTGGGTGAATGAAGGGGCGAAGTATCAAAAGCACTGGAGCTTCATCGCACCGGATCAGACCCAGATGCCACGCTGGAAGGCGGAAGCTCAGGCCGCAGGGGAGGTCACGCCGATTGATCATTTGGTGAAGACCGGCCTTAAGGCTCGTCAACGGCAACTTCAGCCCCCGGCTGATGCGGAGACGCTCATCCGCCGTGCCAGCTTTGACCTGACCGGATTGCCCCCGAGTGCTACGGAGGTGCAGGCTTTCACTGCGAAGGCCCAGCACGATGCCCAGGGTGCCTATGCGGATCTCATCTCGCGGCTCCTGGCCTCCCCGGCCTATGGTGAGCGCATGGCCGTGGATTGGCTGGATGTGGCCCGCTATGCCGATAGCTATGGCTTTCAGGTGGATCGTCCGCGTGAGGTCTGGATGTGGCGGGACTGGGTCATCCGCGCGTTCAATGACAACCTGCCGCTGGATCAATTCATCACCTGGCAGGTGGCCGGTGATCTGCTGCAGAATGCCACGGAGGATCAGGTGTTAGCCACCGCTTTCAATCGCCTGCATCAGCAGGAGAGCGAGGGCGGGTCGGTGGAGGAAGAGTATCGCATCGAATACGTAGCGGATCGTGTGCAGACCTTCGCCACGGCTTTCCTGGGCCTCACCTTCGAGTGCGCGCGCTGCCACGACCACAAGTATGACCCCATCTCGCAGAAGGAATATTACGGCCTCTCCGCCTTCCTTCAGAACATTGATGAAGCGGGTCTGTATTCCTTCTTTACTCAATCGGCACCGACGCCCGCGATGAAGATTCTGGACAAGCCTAACAAGAAGAAGAAATCGGAATTGGAAGCCAAGATCGCGAAGCTGGAAAGGGATGTGGGCACTCCTGACCGCACTGAGCTTGATACGATCCTCCAATTGCGGGCAGGATCACCGCAGTCGCGGGACAGGGTGTCCGCATCACTGGAAGGCCAGATCGCACACTTCACCTTCAACAATCTCGACGGTAATAAACTCGAGGATTCTCTGAATCCCTCTCCCCCCCAGTCCAGAGAGAATGTGGAAGACAACAAACGCGTGGTAGCTCAAACCACCCCGTCAGCAAAAGCCCCCAAAAAAGACCCGAAGGCCAAAGCGCCGGAAACCGCCGCGACTCTCAAGGGGGAAAACAAGCTGGCGCCGGGGCGCTTGGGGCAAGCCATCCTCTTCACGGGCGATGATCCGGTGGATACCCCGGTGGGAAACTTTCATCGCTATGATCCCTTCAGCCTGTCCCTCTGGATCAAGACACCGGATGTCAAAGAACGTGCGGTGGTGCTGCATCGCTCCCGAGCCTGGACGGATGCCGCAAGCCGTGGTTATGAACTGCTCATTGAAGAGGGTAAACTGAAGTGGTCCCTCATTCACTTCTGGCCAGGCGATGCCATCTCGATTCGTGCCCAGCAGACGCTGCCGCTCAATGAATGGGTGCATGTGGTGGTGACCAACGATGGCAGCAGCCGTGCGAACGGGCTGAAGATTTTCATCAACGGCCAGCAGGCCCAGGTGGAGACGATTCGGGATCATCTGACCAAGGACATTACCGGTGGCGGTGGTGATACCATCAGCCTCGGCGAACGCTTCCGCGATCGCGGTTTCAAAGGCGGTGCGGTGGATGATCTCTGGGTGTTCTCACGAGATGTTTCCCAGCCCCTTGATGCCGGTTTGAAGTCAAAGCTGGCCGACTTGAAAGAAGCACGCCGGGAGCTGACCGAACTCATGGACGGGGCTCCGGAGATCATGGTCATGCAGGAGCTGCCGCAGCCCAAGAAAGCCTATGTGCTCTTCCGGGGCGAGTATGACAAGCGCGGGGAGGAAGCGCCGCCCGTCACTCCCGCCTCGCTTTCGCCTTACCCGAAAGATGCGCCGAAGAATCGTCTCGGTCTGGCCCGCTGGTTGACCTCACCTGAGCATCCGCTGGTGGCGCGTGTCATCGTTAATCGTTTGTGGCATAGTTTGTTCGGGCGCGGTTTGGTCAAAACCAGCGAGGACTTCGGCAGCCAGGGTGAGAAGCCTCTGTATCCCGAGCTGCTGGATTATCTCGCACTGCGATTGATCGAGTCCGGTTGGGATGTCAAAGCCCTGCTGCGCGAGATCGTCAGCAGTGAGGTTTACCGCCAGCGCAGCATCGCCGATCCCGCCCTCATGGCCGATGACCCCGAGAATCAGTGGCTGGCTCGTGGCCCACGCTTCCGTCTGCCCGCTGAGATGATTCGTGACAATGCCCTGGCCGCCTCAGGACTGCTGGGGAGACAGGTCGGCGGCCCTCCTGTGAACCCCTATGAGATGACGGAGGCCTTCAAGCCCGTAGAGGTGAGCAAGGACACGAGCGTCTATCGCCGCAGTGTTTACACCACTTGGCGTCGCACCAGCCCACCTCCGGCTATGGTCGCCTTCGATGCCCCACGCCGCGCCGTGTGTAGCGCCAAACGCGAACGCACCGACAGCCCGCTCCAGGCGCTCATTTTGCTGAACGGCACCCAGTATGTGGAAGCCGCACGCGCCTTGGGCGAAAGCCTGCACCGAGAAGCTCAAGGCAAGCTGGAAACGATGATCGAGCAGGGCTTTCTCCGCTGCCTCAGCCGCAGGCCCGATGCTCGTGAGCGAGAGATCTGCACACAGCTTTATCAAGATCAACGGAAGCACTACCAAGCGCACCCTCAAGAAGCCGAGGCATTGCTCCAACACGGCAACTCCAAGCCAACTCCCGACCTGCCTCTCGCCGAATCCGCTGCCGCCACCATCCTCGCCCAAGCCCTCATGAACCACGACGCCTGCGTGGTGAAGCGGTGA
- a CDS encoding FAD-dependent oxidoreductase, which produces MHEAPSRHFDIAIIGGGFAGVYCAQQILKRLGGEKLRVGIIASENHMVFQPMLPEVVGGSLSPQHVVNPIRMICEAADVLKGEVTALDLESRVLTLDGGRFTPNVTVTFDHLMLAPGAGVDLSRIPGMSEHAYLMRTVGDAMKLRAAIISRMEEANLITKHQQRKEMLSFVVVGGGYSGVETAGQIQDLIAGVLRYYDNIRPDEPSVTVVHSGERVLGMLGPRLGDYTRECLEKMGVKLIFQKRVRAVTARTVQLNDGTTIPTSLVVCTVGNAPNPILVTLGEKGQLPLERGKVVVEATGQVKGLDKVWAAGDCASFPKADGGLCPETAQFAMRQGALIGHNIISALQNKPLKPFKFTGLGELATIGHRKAVAMVLGLRFSGLLAWFMWRSVYLMKLPGLDRKLRVMAEWTFELFFPRDINLLTPSFSSPLGEMHLEKGDSLFRSGEPAQSLYAVKKGCVEITDASGQLVKAARAGEHFGERALLGDGIWRFDATATEPSELVAIDGDTFKTLANSIGSLGSLFRSTAQQYHLPEEILQTVNAIPEATRLSTAADVMTRNIASLTCTQTVQDAVAEFQAHPHSTYPVTDAGKVIGLLRRSIAYDWLKNHGLTCRDQLQDLPLTTPFCVRSDMPVPELVQTLMRSGVSKAVVVDAENYLLGMVTVFDLLKGAAA; this is translated from the coding sequence ATGCACGAAGCGCCTTCCCGACATTTTGACATTGCCATCATCGGCGGAGGTTTTGCCGGCGTTTACTGTGCCCAACAGATCTTGAAACGCCTCGGCGGGGAAAAGCTGCGGGTGGGCATCATCGCCAGTGAAAACCACATGGTCTTCCAGCCCATGCTGCCGGAGGTGGTGGGCGGCTCGCTCTCCCCTCAGCATGTGGTCAACCCCATCCGCATGATCTGTGAGGCGGCGGATGTGCTGAAGGGGGAGGTGACGGCGCTGGACCTGGAAAGCCGCGTGCTGACCCTGGATGGCGGGCGCTTCACCCCCAATGTCACCGTCACGTTCGATCACCTCATGCTGGCGCCCGGCGCAGGCGTGGACCTCAGCCGCATCCCCGGCATGTCCGAGCACGCCTACCTCATGCGCACCGTGGGGGATGCCATGAAACTGCGCGCCGCCATCATCAGCCGCATGGAGGAGGCGAATCTCATCACCAAGCATCAGCAGCGGAAGGAGATGCTCTCCTTCGTGGTCGTGGGCGGCGGCTACTCCGGGGTGGAGACCGCAGGCCAGATCCAGGACCTCATCGCCGGGGTGCTGCGGTATTATGATAACATCCGCCCCGACGAGCCCAGCGTCACCGTCGTCCACAGTGGCGAGCGCGTGCTGGGCATGCTGGGGCCGCGCCTGGGGGACTACACGCGGGAGTGCCTGGAGAAAATGGGCGTGAAGCTCATCTTTCAAAAACGCGTGCGCGCCGTCACCGCCCGCACCGTGCAGCTCAATGACGGCACCACCATCCCCACCAGCCTCGTCGTCTGCACCGTGGGTAATGCGCCCAATCCCATCCTGGTCACCCTGGGGGAAAAAGGTCAGCTCCCGCTGGAGCGGGGCAAGGTGGTCGTCGAGGCCACCGGTCAGGTCAAAGGGCTGGACAAGGTGTGGGCGGCGGGAGACTGCGCCTCCTTCCCCAAGGCCGATGGCGGCCTCTGCCCAGAGACGGCCCAGTTTGCCATGCGGCAGGGTGCGCTCATTGGCCATAACATCATCTCCGCGCTGCAAAACAAGCCGCTCAAGCCCTTCAAATTCACCGGTCTCGGCGAGCTGGCCACCATCGGCCACCGCAAGGCCGTGGCCATGGTTCTGGGGCTGCGGTTCTCCGGCCTGCTCGCCTGGTTCATGTGGCGCAGCGTTTACCTCATGAAGCTGCCTGGGCTGGACAGGAAACTGCGCGTGATGGCGGAGTGGACCTTCGAGCTCTTTTTCCCCCGCGACATCAATCTCCTCACCCCCAGCTTCTCCTCCCCGCTGGGCGAGATGCACCTGGAGAAGGGCGACTCGCTTTTCCGCTCCGGTGAGCCCGCCCAATCTCTCTACGCTGTGAAAAAAGGCTGCGTGGAGATCACCGACGCCTCCGGTCAGCTCGTTAAAGCCGCGCGTGCTGGCGAACACTTTGGCGAACGTGCTTTGTTAGGCGATGGCATCTGGCGCTTCGATGCCACGGCCACGGAACCCAGCGAACTCGTGGCCATCGATGGCGATACCTTCAAGACCCTGGCCAACAGCATCGGCTCCCTCGGCTCCCTCTTCCGCTCCACCGCGCAGCAGTATCATCTGCCCGAGGAGATCCTGCAAACCGTCAACGCCATCCCCGAAGCCACCCGCCTCTCCACCGCTGCGGATGTCATGACGCGTAACATCGCCTCCCTCACCTGCACCCAGACCGTGCAGGACGCCGTGGCTGAGTTTCAGGCCCACCCGCACAGCACTTACCCCGTCACGGACGCGGGCAAAGTCATCGGCCTCCTGCGCCGCAGCATCGCCTACGACTGGCTGAAAAACCACGGCCTCACCTGCCGGGATCAACTGCAAGACCTGCCCCTGACCACCCCCTTCTGTGTCCGCTCCGACATGCCCGTGCCCGAGCTGGTGCAGACCCTCATGCGCAGCGGCGTGAGCAAGGCCGTGGTGGTGGACGCAGAGAATTATTTGTTAGGCATGGTCACCGTCTTTGATCTCCTGAAAGGCGCGGCCGCATGA
- a CDS encoding DUF1501 domain-containing protein: MKSERTLPNGVEVPSHHFINRRQLLNRFGLGLGGVALAEMLGREQALGADAGILGAPHVPPKAKRIIYLFMSGGPSHLDLYDYKPLLNKRHGEKLPDSVRGGQRLTGMSGNQSSIPMVGSPFKFTQHGQAGGWYSELLPHTASVADELCVVKSMFTESINHGPGVTFFQTGSQIAGRPSMGAWLSYGLGAQNENLPSFTVLITKGKGGQPLGAHLWGSGFLPTKHQGVLFRAAKDPVLYLGNPEGISGDSRRMMLDRLKELHLHQLEGTPDAEISSRIDHYEMAYRMQSSIPEATGIEDEPQHVLDLYGEDVKTPGTFAANCLQARRLAERGVRFIQLYHQDWDHHGGLPGNIRKLAKETDQASAGLIKDLKQRGLLDDTLVVWGGEFGRTNYCQGKISENFGRDHHPRCFTAWMAGGGVEAGSIYGETDEFGYNVLKDGVHIHDFHATLLHLLGIDHERLTYKFQGRRYRLTDVHGHVVKGLLA, translated from the coding sequence ATGAAATCTGAACGCACGCTTCCAAACGGAGTCGAGGTGCCCTCGCATCACTTCATCAACCGCCGTCAGCTCCTCAATCGTTTTGGCCTGGGGCTGGGCGGCGTGGCTTTGGCAGAGATGCTGGGGCGTGAGCAGGCGCTGGGGGCGGATGCGGGGATTCTCGGGGCTCCGCATGTGCCGCCGAAGGCGAAGCGCATCATTTATCTGTTCATGTCCGGCGGGCCTTCGCACCTGGATCTGTATGATTACAAACCGCTGTTGAACAAGCGCCATGGCGAGAAGCTCCCCGACAGCGTGCGTGGTGGCCAGAGGCTCACGGGCATGTCGGGAAATCAGAGCTCCATCCCGATGGTCGGTTCGCCCTTCAAGTTCACGCAGCATGGCCAAGCGGGTGGCTGGTATAGCGAACTGCTGCCTCACACCGCCAGCGTGGCCGATGAGTTGTGCGTGGTGAAATCCATGTTTACCGAGAGCATCAACCATGGCCCTGGCGTGACGTTTTTTCAGACCGGTTCCCAGATCGCCGGACGCCCAAGCATGGGGGCGTGGTTGAGTTATGGTTTAGGCGCGCAGAATGAGAATCTACCTTCCTTCACTGTGCTCATCACGAAAGGCAAAGGCGGTCAGCCGCTGGGGGCGCATCTGTGGGGCAGCGGTTTCCTGCCGACCAAACACCAAGGCGTTCTTTTCCGCGCGGCGAAAGATCCCGTGCTGTATCTGGGCAATCCCGAGGGGATCAGCGGCGACAGTCGCCGGATGATGCTGGATCGCCTGAAGGAGCTGCATCTGCATCAGCTCGAAGGCACACCCGATGCCGAGATCAGCAGCCGCATCGATCACTACGAGATGGCCTATCGCATGCAGAGCAGCATCCCCGAAGCCACGGGGATCGAGGATGAACCGCAGCACGTGCTGGATCTCTATGGCGAGGATGTGAAGACGCCGGGCACCTTTGCCGCGAACTGCCTGCAAGCGCGTCGCCTGGCGGAGCGCGGGGTTCGTTTCATTCAACTCTATCATCAGGACTGGGACCATCATGGCGGTCTGCCGGGGAACATCCGTAAATTGGCCAAGGAGACGGATCAGGCCTCCGCAGGCCTCATCAAAGACCTCAAACAACGCGGTTTGCTGGACGACACCCTCGTGGTGTGGGGCGGTGAGTTTGGCCGAACCAATTATTGCCAAGGCAAGATCAGTGAGAACTTTGGGCGCGATCACCACCCACGCTGCTTCACGGCCTGGATGGCGGGGGGCGGAGTCGAGGCAGGCTCGATCTACGGAGAGACGGATGAATTTGGCTACAACGTCCTGAAGGACGGCGTGCACATCCATGACTTCCACGCCACGCTGCTGCATCTGCTAGGCATCGATCACGAGCGCCTGACCTACAAGTTCCAAGGCCGCCGCTATCGCCTCACAGATGTGCATGGTCATGTGGTGAAGGGGCTGTTGGCGTAA